AGCCGGACGCGGGCCAGGCGCCCAGCCAGCAGACGGCCTTCAAGGTCCTCTTCGACGACGAGCATCTCTACCTCGCCTATCGGGCCTTCGACTCCGATCCGGGGCGCATCGAACGCCAGCTCGCCCGCCGCGACTGGTTCCCCGGCGACTGGGTCGAGGTCAACATCGACAGCTACAACGACCACCGCACGGCCTACTCCTTCACCGCCAGCGTCTCGGGCGTGCGCGGCGACGAGTTCATCTCCCAGGACGGCGATCACTGGGACGGCAGCTGGGACCCGATCTGGGACTTCCGGACTGCCATCGACGACCAGGGCTGGACGGCCGAGGTGCGCATCCCGCTCAGCCAGCTCCGCTATCAACCGCAATCCGAGCAGACCTGGGGCCTCCAGGTGCAGCGGCGCCTCTTCCGGGAGGAGGAGCGCTCGCTCTGGCAGCCGAAGAGCAGGGAAGAGCCGGGCTGGGTGAGCCGCTTCGGCGAGCTGCGCGGCCTCGTCGGCCTGCCCGTCCAGCGGCGCATCGAGCTGATGCCCTACGCGGTCACCCGTCAGGAGCGCTTCGGTGCCGAGGCGGGCAATCCCTTCACCGACGGCCACGAAGGGAAGCTCGCCGGCGGCCTCGACGGCAAGCTCGGCGTGAGCAGCAATCTCACCCTCGACTTCACGGTCAATCCCGACTTCGGCCAGGTGGAGGCCGACCCCTCGCAGCTCAACCTGAGCGAGTTCGAGACCTTCTTCCAGGAGCGGCGGCCCTTCTTCATCGAGGGCAGTGACATCTTCCGCTACAGCGTCGCCCCGGCGATGACCAACGGCCGCAACACGAACGACATCCTCTTCCATTCCCGGCGCATCGGCCGCCAGCCCGCCTGGCCCGGGTGGACGCGCGACTACCCGGAGCATCTCGAGCTGCCCGAGGCGAGTACCATTCTCGGCGCGGCCAAGCTGACGGGGAAGACCGCCGGCGGCTGGTCGCTCGGGGTGCTCGAGAGCGTCACCGCCGCCGAGCGGGCGCGGGGCGCGACGGACGGCACCCAGCGCGAGGTGCCCGTCGAGCCCGGCACGAACTGGTTCGCCGGGCGCCTGCAGAAGGACTTCCGCCGCGGCGACACGCAGGTCGGCGGCATGCTGACCGCCGTGAACCGCCACGCCGACCCCGGCCTCGAGTTCATGCACCGGCAGGCCTATGCCGGCGGCCTCGACTTCTACAGCACGCTCTGGAACCGCGAGTGGCGCGTCAGCGCGAACCTGCTTGCGAGCGATGTACGGGGCGACTCGCTGGCGATCGCCCTCACGCAGCGCTCCTCGGCGCGCTACTTCCAGCGGCCGGACAATGAAACGTCGGACTTCGATCCCCAGCGCCGACACCTGGCCGGGCACGCAGGGTCGCTGCGCTTCGGCCGCTTCAAGTCGACGGGCTGGCGCTTCGAGACGCAGGTCGGCTGGCGCTCGCCGGGCTTCGAGATCAACGACCTCGGCTATCAGCGCGAGGCGGACATCATCAACCAGAGCACCTGGCTCGGCTGGGCGGCCCAGCCCTGCGGGCCGCTGCGCCGCCTCGGCATCAACACGAATCAGTGGCACGACTTCGATTTCGGCGGCACGCGCCTGCGCCGGATGGCGAACCTGAATGCGAACCTGGAGTTCCGGAACAACATGTCGATGGGCCTGGGCG
This genomic interval from bacterium contains the following:
- a CDS encoding carbohydrate binding family 9 domain-containing protein, translated to MRRLLPLAAAVLLPVLVETIPAKPIDPGLPSRYPRRSYETQHCGSGCPKLDGRLDDACWSLVEWASDFVQWQPDAGQAPSQQTAFKVLFDDEHLYLAYRAFDSDPGRIERQLARRDWFPGDWVEVNIDSYNDHRTAYSFTASVSGVRGDEFISQDGDHWDGSWDPIWDFRTAIDDQGWTAEVRIPLSQLRYQPQSEQTWGLQVQRRLFREEERSLWQPKSREEPGWVSRFGELRGLVGLPVQRRIELMPYAVTRQERFGAEAGNPFTDGHEGKLAGGLDGKLGVSSNLTLDFTVNPDFGQVEADPSQLNLSEFETFFQERRPFFIEGSDIFRYSVAPAMTNGRNTNDILFHSRRIGRQPAWPGWTRDYPEHLELPEASTILGAAKLTGKTAGGWSLGVLESVTAAERARGATDGTQREVPVEPGTNWFAGRLQKDFRRGDTQVGGMLTAVNRHADPGLEFMHRQAYAGGLDFYSTLWNREWRVSANLLASDVRGDSLAIALTQRSSARYFQRPDNETSDFDPQRRHLAGHAGSLRFGRFKSTGWRFETQVGWRSPGFEINDLGYQREADIINQSTWLGWAAQPCGPLRRLGINTNQWHDFDFGGTRLRRMANLNANLEFRNNMSMGLGATRAGESISNSTLRGGPAFRHPGEVELNCWFNSDHRARVGAHAGLYLNFDAADAAAYRSYWFSLNAKPSNALQLSMSPEYSRYETELQYVGGTRFGGEPRYLFADLDQETVALTLRADYAMSPNLTLQVYGSPFVTAGHYGDFKRITDPRAERFADRYHSFAGAEIVYDASEGGYLVDEDVDGGTDYRIGNPDFNYRDFNSNVVLRWEYSPGSLLYLVWSQSRSDVVGRGRLSYADDLDALFRVRGHDVFLLKVSKWLSL